The nucleotide sequence TTAGCTTAAAGTATGGTACAGTGCCAATTGTGCGGGGTGTCGGGGGGCTGTTAGATACAGTCTTTGATCGGGACTATGACGAAAACCATCCACCGGAAGAGCGAAATGGGTATGTCTTCTACCAGACCGATCATCCGGCACTGGAGTCAGCGATGGATCGGGCGATCGGGTTATGGAAGTATTACCCGGAAGAATTTGAAAAGCTGGTGCTTCAGGGAATGAACTATAACTATTCCTGGGCAAATCCTGGTACGGATTACGAAAATGTATACGAATACATTCGGCACAAGTAGGGGCTTGCTGAATATCAATAGAAATTGAACCGCTTTCATACATACAACCTTCAATTCATTTAGTCCCTCAAGCCAGATTCCGATTAAGATCTCACACAGAAACTTGTTTTCTAATCGGCACCCCATTGATGAAAGGAAAGACGTAAGGCATGGCAGAAGAAACAACTCCCAACGGACCTGGTGAAAAGGCTCCCAGTTCTGCTGAACCCGGAACCCCCGATGTATCGGCAGAGACTCCGGCAACCAGTGAAAAGCCAGCCAAAAAACCTGCGGCTAAAAGATCTCCTAAGGCAACTGAACCAGGAGATGTCACAGCGGAAGATAAACCAGTTCCCAAAGCTGCCAGGAAAGAGAAGCCCCCTGCTGTTGAAGATAAACCCTTTGCCGATTTCATTCAACAAGACTATTTGCCAGCTTTAAAGGAGGGTCTGGCAAAGCAAGGCATTCAAGATGTCGATCTTTCATTTGAAAAG is from Leptothermofonsia sichuanensis E412 and encodes:
- a CDS encoding DUF2996 domain-containing protein, which codes for MAEETTPNGPGEKAPSSAEPGTPDVSAETPATSEKPAKKPAAKRSPKATEPGDVTAEDKPVPKAARKEKPPAVEDKPFADFIQQDYLPALKEGLAKQGIQDVDLSFEKKKISVHGFIDAPECWQVIGQWGSSRKQPRQFNIYFLKEDIQGAKAFSYAESGGQPSTLESFLIDERKVTLPLLVFGALQRLNAQKWLVRN